Proteins from a single region of Hermetia illucens chromosome 3, iHerIll2.2.curated.20191125, whole genome shotgun sequence:
- the LOC119652869 gene encoding omega-amidase NIT2-like codes for MAKSTRLAMIQFNVSKDKNDNLQRMAAQIRKVVKESNPRIVALPECWQMPFHPRYAAEYSEPVPDGPTCQLLSSLAKELNIYIAGGSIAERDGTKCYNTATVFAPSGKMIGKYRKIHLYMVDIKGDITFNESEGFSTGSEFCFVDIDGKKVGIGICNDIRYDEFVRVFRNEGCDLIIFPFALVISQGKANFETVLRCRALDNQMFVCGVSGARDENSVYVQWGHSMLVSPWGQIVKEAGEREETVVVDVDWSLVEQARSQVLLFKQRRTDLYETINKTK; via the exons ATGGCCAAGA GTACCCGTCTTGCTATGATCCAATTCAATGTCAGCAAGGACAAGAATGATAACTTGCAGCGGATGGCTGCTCAGATCAGGAAAGTGGTGAAGGAATCCAACCCTAGAATTGTTGCTCTACCTGAATGCTGGCAAATGCCGTTCCATCCCAGATATGCCGCTGAGTACTCTGAACCGGTTCCTGACGGCCCCACTTGCCAGTTGCTGTCCAGCCTAGCAAAGGAGTTGAATATTTACATTGCTGGAGGATCTATTGCTGAGCGGGATGGTACCAAATGTTACAATACCGCTACTGTGTTTGCACCATCAGGAAAAATGATTGGAAAGTATCGTAAG ATACATTTGTACATGGTTGATATCAAAGGAGATATCACTTTCAATGAGTCTGAAGGATTCTCTACTGGTAGTGAATTCTGCTTTGTCGATATCGATGGAAAGAAAGTTGGTATTGGCATTTGCAACGACATTCGTTATGATGAGTTCGTTAGAGTCTTTCGTAACGAAG GATGTGATTTGATCATTTTCCCATTCGCCTTGGTCATCTCACAAGGAAAAGCTAATTTCGAGACGGTGCTAAGATGCCGGGCCCTGGATAATCAAATGTTTGTGTGCGGTGTTTCCGGGGCACGTGATGAAAATTCCGTCTATGTTCAATGGGGTCATTCAATGCTAGTCAGCCCTTGGGGACAAATTGTGAAGGAGGCTGGAGAACGAGAAGAAACCGTTGTTGTGGATGTTG ACTGGAGTTTGGTCGAACAAGCGAGAAGTCAAGTCCTCTTATTCAAGCAACGAAGAACTGATCTTTATGAAACtatcaacaaaaccaaataa